Proteins encoded by one window of Rutidosis leptorrhynchoides isolate AG116_Rl617_1_P2 chromosome 7, CSIRO_AGI_Rlap_v1, whole genome shotgun sequence:
- the LOC139857253 gene encoding casein kinase 1-like protein 3: MSMESNTRIVGGKFKLGRKIGSGSFGQIFLATHVDTQEIVAVKMENTQTKHPQLLYEAKLYNHLQGVAGVASIHWSGVDAQDNVLVLDLLGPSLEDLFVYCGRKFSLKTVLMLADQMLTRIELMHAKGFLHRDLKPDNFLMGLGRKANQYSKQVQVLLRWSNSHSFVSCILAAIKVYVIDFGLAKRYRDPATSCHIPYKANKNLTGTARYASCNTHLGIEQSRRDDLESLGYVFLYFLRGSLPWQGLKGATKKQKYDKICEKKVSTPIEVLCKFHHVEFVSYFQYCRSLTFEQRPDYGFLKRLFRDLFTRQGYDFDYVFDWTVLKHQNSEKTRPQHQSTNRPVPEMISRGVPVHSNKRQGGNNDSYQVGATERRSLNRAHPDTHNKSRAPYELNDDNLHGKHMINNNAPMTSTSFSIGGTYKAPLVNPDQPIDIKKVDRGLSRKATGGSSSWIRSLHRISSAK; encoded by the exons ATGTCAATGGAGAGTAATACTAGGATCGTAGGAGGCAAATTCAAGTTAGGTCGCAAAATTGGTAGTGGATCTTTCGGTCAAATCTTTCTAG CCACTCATGTTGATACTCAAGAGATCGTTGCAGTGAAAATG GAGAACACTCAGACTAAGCATCCACAATTGCTTTATGAGGCCAAGCTATATAATCATCTTCAAGGAGTTG CTGGTGTTGCTAGCATCCATTGGTCTGGTGTTGATGCTCAGGACAATGTGCTTGTTCTTGACCTTCTAGGGCCTAGTCTTGAGGATCTGTTCGTGTACTGCGGAAGGAAGTTTTCGTTGAAGACCGTTTTAATGCTAGCTGATCAAATG CTTACAAGAATAGAGCTTATGCATGCCAAAGGATTTTTGCATAGAGATTTAAAGCCTGATAATTTTCTAATGGGTTTAGGAAGGAAAGCAAATCAG TATTCAAAACAAGTACAAGTTTTGCTTAGATGGTCCAACTCTCATTCTTTTGTGTCTTGCATTTTAGCAGCTATAAAG GTctatgttattgattttggactTGCCAAGAGATATCGTGATCCAGCTACAAGTTGCCATATTCCTTACAA AGCAAACAAAAACTTGACAGGAACTGCACGCTATGCCAGCTGTAATACTCATTTGGGAATTG AACAAAGTCGTCGCGATGACTTGGAGTCTCTTGGCTATGTTTTCTTATACTTTTTGAGGGGGAG TTTGCCATGGCAGGGTCTAAAAGGTGCTACAAAGAAGCAAAAGTATGACAAAATATGTGAGAAGAAGGTATCCACTCCTATTGAG GTGCTGTGCAAGTTTCATCATGTGGAGTTTGTGTCTTACTTCCAGTATTGTCGATCTTTAACATTTGAGCAACGGCCTGATTATGGGTTTTTGAAACGTCTCTTTCGTGATTTGTTCACGCGCCAAG GATATGACTTTGATTACGTGTTCGATTGGACTGTCTTAAAGCACCAGAATTCGGAGAAGACAAGGCCACAACATCAATCAACT AATCGACCAGTTCCTGAAATGATTAGCAGAGGAGTTCCAGTACATTCTAACAAGCGTCAAG GGGGTAACAATGATTCCTACCAAGTTGGAGCAACAGAACGAAGATCATTGAATCGGGCTCATCCCGACACGCATAATAAATCACGCGCACCTTACGAACTCAACGATGATAATTTACATGGAAAACAC ATGATTAATAATAATGCACCAATGACGTCTACTTCTTTCTCTATTGGTGGAACCTATAAAGCACCTCTTGTTAATCCAGATCAGCCAATTGATATTAAAAAGGTTGACCGCGGTCTTAGCCGAAAAGCCACTGGTGGTTCAAGTAGTTGGATCCGATCCTTGCACCGAATTTCGTCAGCCAAGTAA